One Cryptomeria japonica chromosome 9, Sugi_1.0, whole genome shotgun sequence genomic window carries:
- the LOC131071061 gene encoding F-box/FBD/LRR-repeat protein At5g56420, translating to MARTNRLSALSDDILLKHILSKISYRDVVRSSLLSQRWRFLWKKIPDLVFCCQDFEKQKDDKIQAIIDNALLHHDARLCWLNLQIAMDDPKTANMNNWIRLAAEKQVERMALLISYRDPKTGERIENSSMVDIGDSVFKCENLTTLQLKFINLPKIPTDFGVFRYLKTFFCFDMPNVDDATFKGFMDLCPHLRNLGICGCLRLKNLNIHSCILMYLNLGIVRPNMSLQMVCPQLTEISLIDCGRYQGLKLLQGISRGESVKKIILQNYSRGNAVNPGIPSITVVVPLP from the coding sequence ATGGCAAGAACAAACAGGTTATCTGCATTATCAGATGATATTCTTTTAAAACATATTTTGTCAAAGATTTCTTACAGAGATGTTGTAcgctcttctcttctctctcaGAGATGGCGATTCTTGTGGAAGAAAATACCTGATCTCGTTTTTTGTTGCCAAGATTTTGAGAAACAAAAAGATGACAAGATACAAGCCATAATTGACAATGCTCTGCTCCACCATGATGCTCGTCTTTGCTGGTTGAACCTTCAAATAGCCATGGATGACCCCAAGACTGCCAATATGAACAATTGGATTCGTCTTGCAGCTGAAAAACAGGTGGAACGCATGGCCCTACTAATCTCTTATAGAGATCCCAAGACTGGTGAGAGGATTGAAAATTCTTCCATGGTGGACATTGGGGACTCTGTTTTTAAGTGTGAAAACCTCACTACCCTACAACTGAAATtcatcaatctcccaaagataccCACTGATTTTGGGGTTTTCAGATACCTGAaaacatttttttgttttgatatgCCGAATGTAGATGATGCCACATTTAAAGGATTCATGGACTTGTGCCCACATCTTCGAAATTTGGGGATTTGCGGTTGTTTGAGGTTGAAAAACTTGAATATACATTCTTGTATTCTTATGTACCTAAATCTAGGAATTGTAAGACCTAATATGTCATTGCAGATGGTTTGCCCTCAATTGACAGAAATCAGCCTCATAGATTGTGGGCGATACCAAGGGCTTAAATTACTACAAGGAATTTCAAGAGGAGAATCTGTTAAAAAGATTATTCTTCAGAATTATAGTAGAGGCAATGCTGTTAATCCAGGAATCCCTAGTATTACTGTTGTAGTACCCCTAccataa